In Euphorbia lathyris chromosome 9, ddEupLath1.1, whole genome shotgun sequence, the following are encoded in one genomic region:
- the LOC136206419 gene encoding uncharacterized protein isoform X4, with the protein MARNLQRKEIKFPSLLDLKLSSINVEKIWPDQVVEVSPWIQNLTSLIIEGCRNLSYLFVSAMAKNLVQLKNLEISDCYSIGEILSVAAEGLEEEMVNKVLLPKLYFLKLKCLPRLKRFCTGNLIECPSLKVLWIENCPQLQTFISSYRSTDMEFDNGDGKVSSTLFDGKVSFPKLEELHIIYMHGLRIIWPNELQDIPFSQLKVLKVEHNKELFNIFPSKMLRGFQNLESLVVNNCDLLQELFDLDVLVEVKEADNIEASRLEHLELRNLPNLRHVWNQDPDGTPSFLNLRSVVAYDCPSLRSLFPVSIAKNLLHLEMLNIDACGLEELVEKEEKVDGAPNFVFPQLKSLALWRLEKLRCFYPEQHTLECPVLENLSVYLCDKLKVFASEPQDLQGKDMQREESKPQMQVLQPLFLFEKIILNLEELALNNKDVTEISKGQFPVHLFHKLKVLHLQCFYDAPVGFPFVLLKNLQNLEKLILRCCYLNEPFADVIVCEDAGALTQILDLKLDVFPNMRQILHQDCQDGRFLENLQNLEIWNCHSLISLVPSSTSFRNLITLDVFKCHKLLYLMSSSIANTLVNLTNMSVRESNMVTEILSHERGEIQSQFEIVLSKLESLKLHNLKSLTSFFSSECITLKFPSLKEVVVAQCPMMKFFCEGVHSAPKLKRVYITEGRDKWHWIGDLNTTIKHLYAEMVGLSGIQHLKLSEFSELKEIWHDQLPLNFFHNLSALVVDECAFSSSAVPLNLIPVLNNLGELEVRFCESVEEVFGLEWPIADGQFQYLSKLKKLHLIDLPNLKHIWNELPSGTLDFKNLTVLKIQGCRSLKSIFTPAMCLGLLQLQLIEVINCPLVEEIITKGAARVGTIDMIIFPLLNSVNLQSLLGLRSFYSGRGILHCPSLKEITVVDCPSKFASTLLREPETDAAGIIEQKVVFPNLRDLKLSSVHIEKTWNVRKLEMSSCIQNITSLILNGFGNLEHVLSSSMTKCVVHLKRLEICDCKMMEGVILMEEGLEGEVMSKILLRALEFLKLKDLPKLARFCTNNLIECPALKELWIQNCPELMVFVSDSRSTKAHSEVEMTNYSLFNEKVVFPRLEKMQIFKMDNLKMIWQNEVHSDSFCQMKVLKVESSKELLRIFPSNMLRSLQNLEDLVIRDCGSLEEVYDLSELMSLRVMVANKLRSIDIENLPNLKHVWNEDPLGFLLFDNLNSVYIWNCPSLKVLFPFSLSKGLLQLETLNIDGCGLEEVVTMKAAEENPKFVFPLLKSLDLWRLQELNCFYPGVHTLECPNLQRLHVYNCEKLETFASEFENLPETGFGSELRIQMPQPLFSAQKTIPNLEHLSLTAKDAKRILKGQFPVDLFQKLKVVQINCFHDKYANFPFGLLEPFHKMVKLVIWCSQFNELFPCEGHVGKEIYARILRKIQHLQLHNLPDLKCIWNEGSHLDQVLQSLETLEIVLCDSLVTLAPSSACFQSLTTLYIANCNGLVSLVTSSAAKSLIQLTRMSIKECNGLTEIVVNEGNESKEEVIFNKLEILQLHSLPSLISFCSAEHSLKFPSLLEVIVEQCPNMKFFSKGVLNTTKLECVHLTEQETDEGHWNDNLNATIEQLFTEMVGFSGLQQLELSKYPKLKEMWHGHFSVNFFKLKSLLVDDCPFLSSAVPSNLLPFFNALEELEIRNCESVEEVFHFEMSDVVQCVGYLPNLKKFQLINLPQLRNTWNTVPQVVLHFNNLKLLRVHNCNRLINIFTPTMCLSLVHLQEIEVKSCSMIEEVITEGGAEEAPIDAIIFPLLSFITLESLPRLISFYSGTGNLECPSLTEVAIIDCPILRQPERKAIEIAEPKVAIHKDEKTFSVDVGRILNDQLVSVPSCFQSLTSLIIHNCGFLKYLFPLSIVRSLVHLRMLEVCDCKMIEKIITEEGSEEEEAMGKMLLHELGFLKLKNLPLLAQFCTSKFTECPALKEIRIQNCPELSAFVSNSQAGSSKLEMLKSALFDEKCFPAWSKC; encoded by the exons GTTTCATTTCCTAAGTTGGAGGAATTGCACATTATCTACATGCACGGTTTGAggataatatggccaaatgAACTTCAAGATATTCCATTTTCCCAATTGAAAGTTTTGAAGGTCGAACATAATAAAGAgctttttaatatatttccatCAAAAATGCTGAGAGGATTCCAGAATTTAGAATCTTTGGTAGTGAATAATTGTGACTTACTGCAAGAGTTGTTTGATCTTGATGTATTGGTCGAAGTAAAAGAAGCAGACAATATAGAGGCCAGTCGATTGGAACATTTGGAATTAAGAAATCTCCCAAATTTAAGACATGTATGGAATCAGGATCCTGATGGAACTCCTTCCTTTCTCAACCTGCGATCTGTAGTTGCTTATGATTGTCCAAGTCTCAGAAGTCTGTTCCCAGTTTCAATTGCAAAAAATCTACTGCATCTTGAAATGCTCAATATAGATGCTTGTGGGCTTGAGGAATTAGTTGAAAAGGAGGAAAAAGTAGATGGTGCTCCTAATTTTGTTTTTCCTCAACTAAAGTCCTTGGCCCTCTGGAGATTAGAAAAGTTAAGGTGTTTTTACCCAGAACAACACACTTTAGAATGTCCTGTGCTAGAAAATTTGAGTGTGTATCTCTGTGACAAACTGAAAGTTTTTGCTTCAGAACCTCAAGATTTGCAAGGAAAGGACATGCAGAGAGAGGAGAGCAAACCTCAGATGCAAGTTTTGCAACCACTTTTCTTGTTTGAAAAG ATTATTTTAAACTTGGAGGAATTAGCATTAAATAACAAGGATGTTACCGAGATATCGAAAGGCCAGTTTCCCGTTCATCTCTTTCACAAACTAAAAGTTCTTCACCTGCAATGCTTTTATGATGCTCCAGTGGGTttcccatttgttcttcttaaAAACTTACAGAATTTAGAGAAGCTTATTTTGAGATGTTGTTATCTCAATGAGCCATTTGCAGATGTTATTGTTTGTGAGGACGCAGGGGCTCTCACTCAGATATTGGACTTGAAACTGGATGTTTTTCCTAATATGAGGCAGATATTGCATCAGGATTGCCAAGATGGCAGATTCCTCGAGAACCTTCAAAATCTTGAAATATGGAATTGCCACAGCTTGATCAGTTTGGTACCATCATCTACATCTTTCCGGAATCTTATAACTCTAGATGTGTTCAAGTGCCATAAATTATTATACCTAATGTCATCTTCCATTGCAAACACTTTAGTGAATCTCACTAACATGAGCGTTAGGGAAAGCAATATGGTCACAGAAATATTATCACATGAGAGAGGTGAAATCCAATCTCAGTTTGAGATTGTTCTGAGTAAATTGGAAAGTTTGAAGCTTCACAATTTAAAAAGTCTCACTAGCTTCTTCTCATCAGAATGTATTACTCTCAAATTCCCATCTTTGAAAGAAGTAGTTGTGGCACAGTGCCCAATGATGAAGTTTTTCTGTGAGGGAGTCCATAGTGCGCCAAAGCTAAAGAGAGTATATATAACAGAAGGAAGAGATAAATGGCATTGGATTGGGGACCTTAATACCACCATTAAACATTTGTATGCAGAAATG GTTGGACTCAGTGGCATACAACATTTGAAACTATCTGAATTTTCTGAGTTAAAGGAAATATGGCATGACCAACTACCACTTAATTTCTTCCACAATCTAAGTGCGCTAGTGGTGGATGAGTGTGCATTTTCTTCTAGTGCTGTTCCATTAAACCTGATACCAGTATTGAACAATTTGGGTGAACTTGAGGTGAGATTTTGTGAGTCAGTGGAAGAAGTATTTGGCCTAGAATGGCCAATTGCTGATGGGCAATTTCAGTATTTGTCAAAGCTAAAGAAGTTGCACTTGATTGACCTACCAAATTTGAAGCATATATGGAATGAACTTCCTAGTGGAACTCTGGACTTCAAAAACCTTACAGTATTGAAGATCCAAGGTTGTAGGAGTTTGAAAAGTATATTTACTCCTGCCATGTGCTTGGGCCTTTTGCAACTTCAACTAATTGAAGTGATAAACTGTCCTTTGGTTGAAGAAATAATCACGAAAGGTGCAGCAAGAGTAGGAACTATAGATATGATCATATTTCCTCTGCTAAATTCTGTTAATCTGCAGTCTCTGCTTGGCTTAAGAAGTTTCTATTCTGGTAGAGGTATCTTGCATTGTCCCTCTTTGAAAGAGATTACAGTAGTTGACTGTCCAAGCAAATTTGCTTCTACTCTTCTAAGGGAACCGGAAACAGATGCTGCTGGAATTATTGAACAAAAG GTTGTCTTCCCCAACTTGAGAGACCTGAAACTTTCCTCAGTTCACATCGAGAAGACATGGAATGTTCGAAAGTTGGAAATGTCTTCTTGCATTCAGAATATAACAAGCTTGATTCTTAATGGTTTTGGTAATTTAGAACATGTATTATCATCATCAATGACTAAATGTGTTGTGCATCTCAAAAGACTTGAGATATGTGATTGTAAGATGATGGAAGGAGTAATATTGATGGAAGAAGGTTTGGAAGGAGAAGTCATGAGTAAGATCTTACTTAGGGCATTGGAGTTTTTAAAGCTCAAAGATCTTCCAAAACTCGCACGATTTTGCACAAACAATTTAATTGAATGCCCTGCCCTGAAGGAGCTGTGGATACAAAACTGCCCAGAGCTTATGGTGTTCGTTTCTGATTCCAGAAGTACAAAAGCCCACAGTGAAGTAGAAATGACGAACTATTCTCTCTTCAATGAAAAG GTTGTCTTCCCCAGATTGGAGAAAATGCAAATTTTCAAGATGGATAATTTAAAGATGATATGGCAGAATGAAGTCCATTCAGATTCTTTTTGTCAAATGAAAGTGCTGAAGGTAGAGAGCAGCAAAGAACTTTTAAGAATTTTTCCTTCCAATATGTTAAGAAGCCTCCAGAATCTTGAAGATTTGGTTATAAGGGATTGTGGTTCACTAGAAGAGGTGTATGATCTCAGTGAGCTGATGAGCTTAAGAGTGATGGTAGCCAATAAGTTAAGAAGCATAGACATAGAGAACCTCCCAAATCTGAAACATGTATGGAATGAAGATCCCTTAGGATTTCTCTTGTTTGATAATCTAAATTCAGTCTATATTTGGAATTGTCCAAGTCTAAAAGTTCTTTTCCCCTTTTCATTATCTAAAGGACTTTTGCAACTTGAAACACTCAATATAGATGGCTGTGGGTTAGAGGAAGTTGTTACAATGAAAGCAGCAGAAGAAAATCCTAAATTTGTATTTCCTCTACTAAAGTCATTGGATCTTTGGAGATTACAAGAACTGAATTGTTTCTACCCAGGAGTTCACACCTTAGAATGTCCAAATCTACAAAGATTGCATGTATATAATTGTGAGAAATTAGAGACTTTTGCTTCAGAATTTGAGAACTTACCTGAAACAGGTTTTGGAAGCGAACTTCGCATTCAAATGCCACAGCCACTTTTCTCAGCTCAGAAG ACAATCCCCAACTTGGAGCATTTGTCATTGACTGCCAAGGATGCTAAAAGAATTTTAAAAGGCCAGTTTCCTGTGGATCTCTTTCAGAAACTCAAAGTCGTGCAGATAAATTGCTTTCATGACAAATATGCAAATTTCCCATTTGGTCTTCTTGAACCTTTTCACAAGATGGTGAAACTTGTTATATGGTGTAGTCAATTTAACGAGTTGTTCCCATGTGAAGGGCATGTTGGTAAGGAGATATATGCAAGGATTCTCAGAAAGATACAACACTTACAATTGCATAACCTTCCTGATTTAAAGTGCATATGGAATGAAGGCTCCCACTTGGACCAAGTTCTGCAGTCCCTTGAAACACTTGAAATTGTGCTATGTGACAGTTTGGTTACTTTAGCACCATCATCTGCTTGTTTCCAAAGTCTGACGACTTTGTACATTGCAAATTGCAATGGATTAGTCAGCTTAGTGACATCATCGGCGGCTAAAAGTCTCATACAGCTGACAAGAATGAGTATAAAAGAGTGCAATGGACTGACAGAAATAGTAGTGAATGAGGGTAATGAATCAAAAGAGGAGgtcatttttaataaattagaaattttgcaACTTCATAGTCTGCCAAGCCTCATTAGCTTTTGCTCAGCAGAACATAGCTTAAAATTCCCATCATTGCTGGAAGTAATTGTGGAGCAATGCCCCAATATGAAGTTTTTCTCAAAAGGAGTCTTGAACACAACAAAGCTAGAATGCGTTCATCTGACAGAACAAGAGACTGATGAAGGGCATTGGAATGACAATCTCAATGCCACTATAGAGCAGTTGTTTACAGAAATG GTTGGATTCAGTGGATTACAACAGTTGGAGCTCTCAAAATATCCCAAGTTGAAAGAGATGTGGCATGGGCATTTTTCAGTTAATTTTTTCAAGTTGAAGTCATTGCTGGTGGATGATTGTCCATTCCTGTCAAGTGCTGTTCCTTCCAATCTTCTACCTTTTTTTAATGCTTTGGAAGAGCTTGAGATAAGGAACTGCGAGTCAGTGGAAGAAGTATTTCATTTTGAAATGTCTGATGTTGTTCAATGTGTAGGTTATTTGCCCAACTTAAAAAAgtttcaattgattaatctACCACAACTGAGGAATACATGGAATACTGTTCCTCAAGTGGTTCTACACTTCAACAACCTAAAACTACTCAGAGTCCATAACTGTAACCGTTTGATAAATATATTTACTCCCACAATGTGCCTAAGCCTAGTGCATCTTCAAGAAATAGAAGTAAAAAGTTGTTCCATGATTGAAGAAGTTATCACAGAAGGTGGAGCAGAGGAAGCTCCAATAGATGCAATCATATTTCCTCTACTGAGTTTCATAACTCTGGAGTCTTTGCCTCGGTTAATTAGTTTCTATTCTGGAACTGGCAATTTGGAATGTCCATCCTTGACAGAGGTTGCTATAATTGACTGTCCAATTCTAAGGCAACCAGAAAGGAAGGCAATTGAAATTGCTGAACCAAAG GTTGCTATTCATAAGGATGAGAAAACATTCTCAGTTGATGTTGGGAGGATTTTGAACGACCAACTAGTGTCAGTGCCTTCTTGCTTTCAAAGTTTAACAAGCTTAATAATTCACAACTGTGGCTTCTTGAAATATCTGTTTCCATTATCTATTGTTAGAAGTCTTGTACACCTCAGAATGCTTGAGGTATGTGACTGTAAGATGatagaaaaaataattactGAGGAAGGgtcagaagaggaagaagcaaTGGGCAAGATGCTACTTCATGAACTAGGCTTCCTAAAGCTTAAAAATCTTCCATTACTTGCACAATTCTGCACAAGTAAGTTTACCGAATGCCCTGCATTGAAAGAGATACGCATACAAAATTGCCCAGAATTGTCGGCATTTGTCTCCAATTCTCAAGCAGGTAGCAGTAAACTTGAAATGTTGAAGTCTGCTTTGTTTGATGAAAAG TGTTTCCCAGCTTGGAGCAAATGCTAA